From Skermanella sp. TT6, a single genomic window includes:
- a CDS encoding IS256 family transposase, with protein sequence MTEDNSIVRLRQPNEIDDPLTALLRSGARQLLEQAIEAEVAAFLAAGKDLKLADGRDRLVRHGHGPERVIQTGIGPVEVQRVKVRDRDPGPAAERIRFSSALLPRWARRTTSLDALLPILYLRGVSAGDFQEALSVLLGKDAPNLSPAVISRLKESWAEDYARWQRRDLSARRYVYVWADGVYLQARMEPTAECMLVMIGATPEGKKELIGFQVGVRESAQSWRELLIDLKARGLTIAPELAVADGALGFWKALDEVFPGTRHQRCWFHKSSNVLNKVAKSLQPAVKQDLREIWMAPDLKAAERALDTFEKKYGAKYSGAVECLTKDRDALLAFYSFPAEHWDHVRTTNPIESVFATVRHRTIRTKGALSQDTAKLMVFKLISAASRTWRRLQGENQLPKIIQGVKFRDGIEVSVPTSQSAA encoded by the coding sequence ATGACGGAAGATAACAGCATTGTCCGGCTTCGCCAGCCCAACGAGATCGATGATCCCCTGACGGCCCTTCTCCGATCGGGAGCACGCCAGTTGCTGGAGCAGGCCATCGAAGCCGAGGTGGCGGCTTTTCTGGCTGCCGGCAAAGACCTGAAGCTGGCTGATGGCCGGGACCGGCTGGTCCGGCATGGCCATGGACCGGAACGGGTGATCCAGACCGGGATCGGGCCGGTCGAGGTCCAGCGGGTCAAGGTCCGTGACCGGGATCCCGGTCCGGCTGCCGAGCGGATCCGGTTCAGTTCGGCGCTGCTACCGCGCTGGGCGCGCCGGACGACAAGTCTGGATGCTTTGCTGCCGATCCTCTACCTGCGCGGTGTCTCGGCCGGTGATTTTCAGGAGGCGCTGAGCGTGCTGCTCGGCAAGGACGCGCCCAATCTGTCGCCGGCGGTCATTTCCCGGCTGAAGGAGAGCTGGGCGGAAGATTACGCGCGCTGGCAACGGCGGGACCTGTCGGCCCGGCGCTATGTTTATGTCTGGGCCGACGGCGTCTACCTCCAGGCCCGTATGGAACCCACCGCCGAGTGCATGCTGGTGATGATCGGCGCCACGCCGGAAGGTAAAAAGGAGCTGATCGGCTTCCAGGTCGGCGTTCGCGAGAGCGCCCAGAGCTGGCGCGAACTGCTGATCGATCTGAAGGCCCGTGGGCTCACGATCGCTCCTGAACTGGCGGTCGCCGATGGTGCTCTGGGCTTCTGGAAGGCGCTCGACGAGGTCTTCCCCGGAACACGGCACCAGCGCTGCTGGTTTCATAAAAGTTCCAATGTTCTCAACAAGGTGGCGAAATCGCTCCAGCCCGCGGTCAAGCAGGACCTGCGGGAGATCTGGATGGCGCCCGACCTCAAGGCGGCGGAGCGCGCCCTTGATACCTTCGAGAAGAAGTACGGCGCCAAGTACTCCGGTGCCGTCGAGTGTCTGACCAAGGACCGTGATGCCCTGCTGGCGTTCTACAGCTTCCCGGCCGAGCACTGGGACCACGTGCGGACAACTAATCCGATCGAGAGCGTCTTCGCCACGGTCCGGCACCGGACGATCCGCACCAAGGGCGCGCTCTCGCAGGACACCGCCAAGCTCATGGTCTTCAAGCTGATCTCGGCAGCATCCAGAACTTGGCGGCGACTTCAGGGCGAAAACCAGTTGCCCAAGATCATCCAAGGCGTCAAATTCCGCGACGGCATCGAGGTCAGCGTGCCGACATCACAGAGCGCCGCCTGA
- a CDS encoding DUF2357 domain-containing protein, translating to MELKILIRLSGESKTYELYPVARIPEGFFREQGKYEFAVEIGEAIRSSVVELAVNDVLCDRRLSCGEAVFVYEPKFYAGDIRIALLVNGRVQSTFETVVDPNLSKLTRDEYASMVSEVASATLAIFRFGGVTIPASAGTVGQRPDIVALELVRSNIEPFERALSRIADRPNRALRSSSVRSHLLLARNVDDQAISGAFSRGKVRAAAAEEKRAFPSFVDACDGNWITEVIELQRKETLDIYEHRALLGFIRWLDVTLGLIRRHLVASLDDPEFKGPAARIWIGRIERWRTRLGMLSRRSLFDGLKLDPHLRATTVFRLHPDYATAFAAMSRMRAGLRLESGSATPAIPIDRTYQLYEYWCYIGVLRAVAARFPETRAQVARLVQGLLNAGELGFALSKGEMSHLSFGPGLRLSYQRSYAPRSQNGQGRTLLVEAVPDVVIESLDEQGRVVGIVVADPKYRKGSSLLDGIRDLHVYRDAIVDEAGNRLVKGAVAFAPRPGSLATDRFAIPSDVPGALAVRPGHDSHVFDRFITAAAAILGKPLETESGLFPEPADASAAQVAA from the coding sequence TTGGAACTGAAGATCCTGATCCGGTTGAGCGGGGAGAGCAAAACCTACGAGCTTTATCCCGTGGCTCGCATCCCTGAGGGTTTCTTCCGCGAACAAGGCAAATACGAGTTCGCCGTCGAGATTGGGGAAGCTATTCGGTCGTCTGTTGTCGAGCTCGCGGTGAACGACGTTCTCTGCGACCGCCGATTAAGCTGCGGCGAAGCGGTTTTCGTCTACGAACCCAAGTTCTATGCGGGTGACATCCGCATCGCCCTGCTCGTCAACGGCCGAGTTCAATCCACATTCGAGACCGTCGTAGACCCGAATTTGAGCAAGCTGACACGGGACGAGTATGCGTCAATGGTTTCGGAGGTGGCCTCGGCAACTCTCGCGATTTTCAGATTTGGGGGCGTGACGATACCGGCCAGCGCCGGAACTGTCGGACAACGTCCTGACATCGTTGCGTTGGAACTCGTCCGGTCGAACATCGAACCTTTTGAGAGGGCGTTGTCCCGGATCGCCGACAGGCCAAACCGTGCGCTGCGATCGTCCTCGGTCAGGTCACACCTTCTTCTCGCGAGGAACGTCGACGATCAGGCAATCTCTGGAGCTTTCTCTCGGGGTAAGGTGCGGGCCGCCGCTGCCGAAGAGAAACGGGCCTTCCCCTCGTTCGTGGACGCGTGCGACGGAAACTGGATAACGGAGGTAATCGAACTCCAGCGAAAAGAGACGCTCGACATCTACGAGCACCGTGCGCTCCTGGGGTTCATTCGCTGGCTTGACGTCACGCTCGGCCTGATCCGGCGCCATCTTGTCGCGAGCCTAGACGACCCTGAGTTCAAAGGTCCAGCGGCCCGCATCTGGATAGGACGCATAGAGAGGTGGCGGACCCGGCTTGGAATGTTATCGCGGCGGTCTCTGTTCGACGGGCTGAAGCTGGACCCGCACCTCAGGGCGACCACCGTCTTCCGGCTACATCCCGACTACGCAACAGCTTTCGCGGCCATGTCGCGGATGCGGGCAGGTCTACGGCTGGAAAGTGGCTCCGCTACACCCGCTATACCCATAGATCGAACATACCAACTGTACGAATATTGGTGCTATATCGGAGTGCTCCGCGCCGTCGCGGCTCGATTTCCCGAGACGCGTGCCCAGGTAGCGCGTTTGGTGCAAGGTCTGCTCAACGCAGGCGAGCTTGGATTCGCACTTTCCAAGGGTGAAATGTCTCACCTTTCTTTTGGCCCAGGTCTACGTCTTTCGTATCAGCGGTCATACGCACCGAGGTCTCAAAATGGACAAGGACGGACCCTTTTGGTCGAAGCAGTGCCTGACGTCGTAATTGAGTCCCTGGACGAACAGGGCCGCGTCGTTGGCATCGTGGTCGCCGATCCCAAGTATCGGAAGGGATCATCACTGCTGGACGGCATACGCGACCTTCATGTCTACCGGGACGCTATTGTGGACGAGGCCGGAAATAGGCTGGTAAAGGGGGCGGTGGCATTTGCGCCCCGCCCCGGAAGCCTTGCTACTGACCGTTTCGCAATTCCGTCAGATGTTCCAGGCGCACTGGCCGTTCGCCCCGGACACGATTCTCACGTATTCGATCGCTTCATTACCGCCGCCGCTGCTATTTTGGGCAAACCATTGGAGACTGAAAGCGGGCTCTTCCCCGAGCCCGCTGACGCCAGTGCGGCCCAAGTCGCCGCTTGA
- a CDS encoding IS5 family transposase encodes MSAIGHCSLHGVPVTRKTRPQQTCGKDAFVAGLRFIGEWLVEKHGTQRRRAWRKLHLAVDAKTGTIVASTLTSKEVDNAAELGPLLDQVDEPLAAVVAGGAYDQDRVYDAVAGHSAEAAVVVPPRSTAVLSSSNESDPTQRDRHIQAIAGQGRMGWQRTSGYNARAGAEGAMSRYKRIIGDTLRSHTCPAQEVETRIAVTVLNRMLDLGRPESVRAA; translated from the coding sequence GTGTCCGCCATCGGCCATTGCAGCCTCCATGGAGTTCCTGTCACCAGGAAAACTCGCCCTCAACAGACCTGCGGAAAAGATGCCTTCGTCGCTGGTTTACGGTTTATTGGGGAGTGGCTGGTCGAGAAGCATGGAACCCAGCGCCGTCGCGCCTGGAGGAAGCTGCACCTGGCTGTGGATGCGAAGACCGGCACGATTGTCGCCTCGACCCTGACCAGCAAGGAGGTCGACAATGCCGCCGAACTCGGCCCGCTGCTCGACCAGGTCGACGAGCCGCTCGCCGCGGTCGTTGCCGGTGGCGCCTATGACCAGGACCGGGTTTACGATGCTGTGGCCGGGCACTCGGCGGAAGCTGCGGTTGTCGTGCCACCGCGCTCGACGGCCGTGCTCAGTTCATCGAACGAAAGCGATCCAACCCAGCGCGATCGCCATATCCAGGCCATTGCCGGGCAGGGCCGGATGGGCTGGCAGCGAACTTCCGGCTACAACGCGAGGGCTGGAGCGGAGGGAGCGATGAGTCGATACAAGCGCATCATCGGCGACACCTTGCGCTCGCACACCTGCCCGGCCCAGGAGGTCGAAACCCGGATCGCCGTCACCGTCCTCAACCGAATGCTCGACCTCGGACGCCCGGAGTCTGTCCGCGCTGCTTGA
- a CDS encoding helix-turn-helix transcriptional regulator: protein MAYGQIDNIFQLLLMMQGTRLGVSLQDIQKEFRVSRRTAERMRDVVVRVFGNRVEVVSSDEPVKRWRIAPGTLSELVAVSPEELLEMEAAEQALRREGLEVRAVILGRLAIKLRASLQPRELARMEPDLAALIEAEGLAARPGPRPAVTPEVLAPLRHAFKAMERVRLYYSPRGGGKAGWRTVSPLGLLYGVRHYLVAVPDGRTQPRLYSLPNIGRVERLAETAHRPPGFDLRRYAAQSFGIFQEQPADIVLRFDPARAADAAAHRFHDDEAKENGPDGALLVRFRAGGLKELCWHLFTWEPYVEIIEPASLRRDYARMLSDASARHGAV from the coding sequence TTGGCCTACGGCCAGATCGACAACATCTTCCAGCTCCTGCTGATGATGCAGGGAACGCGCCTGGGCGTGTCGCTGCAGGACATCCAGAAAGAATTCCGCGTCAGCCGGCGCACGGCCGAGCGCATGCGCGACGTCGTGGTCCGGGTCTTCGGCAACCGCGTCGAGGTGGTTTCGTCCGACGAACCGGTGAAGCGTTGGCGCATCGCGCCCGGCACGCTCAGCGAGCTGGTCGCCGTATCCCCCGAGGAGCTGCTCGAGATGGAGGCGGCGGAGCAGGCGCTGCGGCGCGAGGGGCTCGAGGTGCGGGCCGTCATCCTCGGCCGGCTCGCCATCAAGCTGCGGGCGTCGCTGCAGCCCCGGGAACTCGCCCGCATGGAGCCCGACCTCGCGGCCCTCATCGAGGCCGAAGGGCTCGCCGCGCGGCCGGGACCCCGTCCGGCCGTGACGCCGGAGGTGCTCGCCCCGCTCCGCCATGCCTTCAAAGCGATGGAGCGGGTGCGCCTGTACTATTCGCCGCGCGGCGGCGGGAAGGCGGGCTGGCGAACCGTGTCGCCGCTCGGCCTGCTCTACGGCGTCCGCCACTACCTCGTCGCGGTGCCGGACGGCAGGACCCAGCCGCGGCTGTACAGCCTGCCGAACATCGGCAGGGTGGAGCGCCTGGCCGAGACGGCGCATCGCCCGCCAGGCTTCGACCTGCGCCGCTACGCCGCCCAGTCGTTCGGCATCTTCCAGGAGCAACCGGCCGACATCGTGCTGCGCTTCGATCCGGCCCGTGCCGCCGACGCCGCGGCGCACCGGTTCCATGACGACGAAGCCAAGGAGAACGGGCCGGACGGCGCGCTGCTCGTCCGGTTCCGCGCCGGCGGGCTGAAGGAGCTCTGCTGGCACCTGTTCACCTGGGAACCCTATGTCGAGATCATCGAGCCCGCTTCCCTGCGCCGGGACTATGCCCGGATGCTGTCGGATGCATCGGCCCGGCACGGCGCCGTCTAA
- a CDS encoding cyclin-dependent kinase inhibitor 3 family protein — MLFIENSANRPLQICTVSCGRGRIGIVPCPGRKQPRPGSGTPCERDTRADVEVLARWGAKALLSLMEAAELRRYGAADIGRHARAAGIGWHHLPISDLHPPDERFEQAWSTIGPSIRSLLAAGDAVAIHCLAGRGRSGTVAGRLLIEMGTDPGQALGLLRSLRPGAVSTAAQAAYLTNRTWLAS; from the coding sequence GTGCTTTTCATCGAGAACAGCGCCAACCGCCCGCTGCAGATTTGTACCGTGAGCTGTGGCAGGGGCCGGATCGGCATCGTTCCCTGTCCCGGCAGGAAACAGCCGCGGCCAGGGTCCGGCACCCCTTGCGAGCGCGACACCAGGGCTGATGTCGAGGTGCTGGCACGCTGGGGAGCCAAGGCTCTGCTTTCCCTGATGGAGGCGGCGGAGTTGCGGCGGTACGGGGCGGCCGACATCGGGCGGCACGCGCGAGCGGCCGGAATTGGCTGGCATCATCTGCCGATCAGCGATCTCCATCCTCCGGACGAGCGGTTCGAGCAGGCTTGGAGCACGATCGGTCCGAGTATCCGGTCCCTGCTGGCCGCGGGCGACGCGGTGGCCATCCACTGCCTCGCCGGCCGGGGGCGCAGCGGCACCGTCGCCGGCCGGCTGTTGATCGAGATGGGCACGGATCCCGGGCAGGCCCTTGGCCTTCTGCGTTCGCTGCGCCCGGGAGCGGTAAGCACTGCGGCGCAGGCTGCCTATCTGACGAACCGGACCTGGCTTGCTTCGTGA
- a CDS encoding DUF2201 family putative metallopeptidase: MSGAIRPAELKRRALALWEGDRAALLLSQPLLAHLAMQLDLVPVVDSRLSTAATDGRSVFASAPFLLGLSPADRLFVLTHEIWHCALGHFPRQGGREPRRWNIAIDHEANALIRSEGSAVPAGAVYFPEWDGRSAEEVYERIPAAQDRDGSGGRGLLADLHGRPDQAVSGPFDPDLAFAAGGFESWPVRVLAAARQVERNGGKLPASAALLIHRLTRPVLNWRDLLARFVARSRRAERRWDRPDRRFIARGLYMPGRIVSTRRLVVAIDVSGSTLSCLPRFLAELSGVLASGSVETVRVLTFDAALHLDRVLSCRDIGGVAGLRLQGGGGTDFRPMFTHLQDGGDAPDGIIILTDGFGRAPPGPPPCPVLWVLTADGRQPVDWGERVRLPRDAQDQASR; encoded by the coding sequence GTGAGCGGCGCGATCAGGCCGGCGGAGCTCAAGCGGCGCGCCCTGGCGCTCTGGGAGGGTGACCGGGCGGCACTCCTGCTCTCGCAGCCCTTGCTGGCCCACCTGGCGATGCAGCTGGACCTCGTGCCCGTGGTCGACAGCCGCCTTTCGACGGCGGCGACCGACGGGCGCTCGGTATTCGCCAGCGCGCCCTTCCTGCTCGGGCTTTCGCCGGCGGACCGGCTGTTCGTCCTGACCCATGAGATCTGGCACTGCGCGCTCGGGCATTTTCCGCGGCAGGGCGGCCGGGAGCCGCGCCGATGGAACATCGCCATCGACCACGAAGCCAATGCGCTGATCCGGAGCGAGGGGAGCGCCGTGCCGGCGGGGGCCGTTTATTTCCCGGAGTGGGACGGCCGCAGCGCCGAGGAAGTCTACGAGAGGATCCCGGCCGCGCAGGATCGCGACGGGTCCGGCGGGCGCGGACTTCTGGCCGACCTCCATGGCCGACCCGACCAGGCGGTATCCGGGCCTTTCGACCCCGACCTCGCGTTCGCTGCCGGCGGCTTCGAAAGCTGGCCGGTGCGGGTACTGGCGGCCGCACGGCAGGTTGAGCGGAACGGAGGGAAACTGCCGGCAAGCGCCGCGCTGCTGATCCACAGGTTGACGCGACCGGTCCTGAACTGGCGCGACCTGCTCGCCCGGTTCGTCGCCCGGTCCCGGCGCGCCGAACGCCGATGGGACCGGCCGGACCGGCGCTTCATCGCGCGCGGCCTGTACATGCCCGGCCGGATCGTATCGACCCGTCGCCTGGTAGTCGCGATCGACGTTTCCGGCAGCACGCTTTCCTGCCTGCCGCGGTTCCTCGCAGAGCTGTCCGGGGTGCTGGCCAGCGGTTCCGTCGAGACGGTCCGTGTCCTGACCTTCGATGCGGCGCTGCACCTGGACAGGGTGCTCTCCTGCCGCGACATCGGCGGCGTCGCCGGCCTTCGTCTGCAGGGTGGAGGCGGTACGGACTTCCGCCCGATGTTCACCCACCTGCAGGACGGCGGCGACGCACCGGACGGCATAATCATACTCACCGACGGCTTCGGGCGGGCTCCACCGGGTCCGCCTCCCTGTCCGGTGCTATGGGTGCTGACAGCCGACGGACGGCAGCCTGTGGACTGGGGAGAGCGGGTAAGGCTGCCGCGTGACGCGCAGGATCAGGCAAGCCGCTGA
- a CDS encoding AAA family ATPase yields the protein MPETKPAVVCSIPEIRSLLDLHLGALMENPGRARDIPPLMLWGPPGVGKSAVVRATCQDRGIGFVDIRLSQREPVDLRGLPVPRGDSVAWLLSSEWPRDPDSRGIILFDELTAADRTLQAAAYELILDRRLGDLYTVPPGWYIVAAGNRVGDYAVATSLSSALANRFCHVEVEADLEGWIGWALHAGIHPDVIGFLRYRPQCLFDMTGDTERGWPSPRSWARVAAELALLERGAMPPDSRARLLAVVAAGLVGQGAALEFLAFRTLAAPLPDAGSMLEGKLPVTVPGRADQRYALCAALAHHLRRRTDWPQLVGAFLRIGLALPSDFAALAMVDALRDRPAADMLAVIGHPLFAAWSRLHGGAVAAGLCGGATAIADAALAAAGLPLAGAAE from the coding sequence ATGCCTGAGACGAAGCCGGCGGTCGTCTGCTCCATCCCCGAGATCCGCTCCCTGCTCGACCTTCATCTCGGCGCGCTGATGGAGAACCCCGGCCGTGCCCGTGACATCCCGCCGCTGATGCTCTGGGGGCCGCCGGGTGTCGGCAAGAGCGCCGTGGTCCGGGCCACGTGCCAAGATCGGGGCATCGGTTTCGTCGATATCCGCCTCTCGCAGCGCGAGCCGGTCGACCTGCGCGGTCTCCCCGTGCCCCGGGGCGACTCGGTCGCCTGGCTGCTCTCGTCCGAGTGGCCGCGCGACCCGGACAGCCGCGGCATCATCCTGTTCGACGAACTGACGGCCGCCGACCGGACGTTGCAGGCCGCAGCCTACGAGCTGATCCTCGATCGCCGACTCGGGGATCTCTACACGGTGCCTCCCGGGTGGTACATCGTCGCGGCCGGCAACCGCGTGGGTGACTACGCGGTCGCGACCTCGCTGTCGAGCGCGCTCGCGAACCGCTTTTGCCACGTCGAGGTCGAGGCGGACCTGGAGGGATGGATCGGGTGGGCCCTCCATGCCGGGATCCATCCCGACGTGATCGGTTTCCTGCGCTACCGGCCGCAGTGCCTGTTCGACATGACGGGCGACACCGAGCGCGGCTGGCCAAGCCCCCGCTCCTGGGCCCGCGTGGCTGCCGAGCTCGCGCTGCTCGAGCGCGGTGCTATGCCGCCGGACAGCCGCGCGCGTCTGCTGGCCGTCGTCGCGGCCGGCCTGGTCGGCCAGGGTGCCGCGCTCGAGTTTCTGGCCTTTCGCACGCTGGCGGCGCCCCTGCCCGACGCCGGGTCGATGCTCGAGGGAAAGCTTCCGGTCACGGTGCCGGGGCGCGCCGACCAGCGCTATGCCCTCTGCGCCGCCCTGGCCCATCACCTGCGCCGGAGGACGGACTGGCCGCAGCTGGTCGGCGCATTCCTGCGCATCGGCCTGGCCCTGCCGAGCGACTTCGCGGCGCTCGCTATGGTCGATGCCCTGCGAGACCGGCCCGCCGCGGACATGCTCGCCGTCATCGGGCACCCCCTGTTCGCCGCATGGTCGCGGCTTCACGGCGGCGCCGTGGCCGCCGGCCTGTGCGGCGGCGCCACGGCCATCGCCGATGCCGCACTTGCCGCCGCCGGGCTCCCTCTGGCCGGAGCGGCGGAGTGA